The following coding sequences lie in one Stigmatopora argus isolate UIUO_Sarg chromosome 5, RoL_Sarg_1.0, whole genome shotgun sequence genomic window:
- the LOC144073935 gene encoding PDZ domain-containing protein 2-like, with amino-acid sequence MMNKEKSQECRPNRIQNINPSNNTWSKHQHQGPNDDEFQVETQITPENGFKEKVQRIKKENAGVGTLQNHTKSETSVVSSGNKNDFRNQSTNLTAGKTLTPILKIKNTLNKNSVTLSTLSVRKTTHDLSDDIFGTVVPNKKDINLETKTTSDPKTLSQSPATQRTFIEVQLSSSSGVLPVRAKKLTAEVQNPAATQKDTETRSTPVLPTCDSIVGPTNQTDKRPRKDATTDTQPIENPKSRTSKLYKKTILRRSFVADPPFSVDYNPFSVQHKIKSFENLALLDKPLSKGSDIHSYASAYRASLNQRIAGYMGLIKCSDERVQHHRFSSFEDTLLSTASYSSPRSQSSVALKNLDPPCAKNSLVSEVQNIPDVAPETPPVVRRKNARLFRNQLRQARALSMPELGKLFTCDLLTRRDGSTDEPEETIASATPETVCSSSSPPLQTKVEMTKRKQRNIGSTEETTEKTILKQCQQSEPSWSIRLKDLNSPPMSQSKLQALQTATTNTPTLLMETNNFIEANGQAQLVVLHKEEGSGLGFSIAGGSDLEQKTITVHRVFSKGAAGLEGTILRGDRIVSINGTRLDGKTHGEAVSCLHQAKPSMQASVVICRHMVSEKNPLEKLDSTGQPQMRLSATKMSLQKSTGPSGALKVELHKTSAGLGFSLDGGKSSSTGDKPLTVKRIFKGGTADLSGVLEVGDEVLSINGFSLEGLMHHDAWKIIKETNEGPNHLVIRKLGDRL; translated from the exons ATGATGAAcaaagaaaaaagtcaggaGTGTAGACCAAACCGTATCCAAAATATAAACCCCAGCAACAACACATGGTCAAAACATCAGCATCAAGGTCCAAATGATGATGAATTTCAAGTTGAAACTCAGATCACacctgaaaatggctttaaagaAAAGGTTCAAAGAATAAAGAAGGAGAACGCCGGAGTAGGAACATTGCAAAATCATACCAAATCTGAAACTTCAGTTGTTTCGTCAGGCAATAAAAATGACTTCCGTAACCAGTCTACAAACCTCACGGCAGGAAAAACATTGACTCCCATTTTGAAGATCAAAAACACACTCAACAAAAACAGTGTTACTTTATCCACACTCAGCGTAAGAAAGACTACGCATGATTTATCAGATGACATATTTGGAACAGTTGTTCCCAACAAAAAAGACATCAATTTAGAGACCAAAACAACATCGGACCCGAAGACATTGTCTCAATCGCCCGCCACTCAGAGAACATTTATCGAAGTTCAGTTGTCTTCTTCATCTGGCGTTTTACCTGTGCGGGCAAAAAAGCTGACCGCCGAAGTACAAAATCCTGCAGCAACTCAAAAAGACACAGAAACCAGATCAACACCTGTACTACCAACTTGTGACTCCATTGTAGGCCCAACAAATCAAACTGATAAAAGACCACGTAAAGACGCGACAACTGACACCCAACCCATTGAAAACCCAAAGTCCAGGACATCCAAACTGTACAAAAAGACAATACTAAGGCGAAGCTTTGTCGCAGACCCTCCCTTTTCGGTTGACTACAATCCCTTCTCTGTCCAACACAAGATTAAGTCCTTTGAAAATCTGGCTCTCCTCGACAAGCCTTTGTCTAAAGGTAGTGACATTCACTCCTACGCTTCAGCATACAGGGCCTCACTGAACCAAAGGATTGCGGGCTACATGGGCTTGATAAAATGTTCTGACGAGAGAGTACAACACCACCGTTTTAGCTCCTTTGAAGACACTTTATTGTCTACCGCATCCTACTCGTCACCGAGATCGCAGTCAAGTGTCGCGTTGAAAAATCTTGATCCTCCATGTGCTAAGAACAGCCTCGTCTCTGAAGTACAAAACATTCCCGATGTTGCGCCCGAGACCCCGCCAGTGGTACGTCGAAAAAACGCCAGACTTTTCCGAAACCAGTTGCGGCAAGCCAGAGCTCTCAGCATGCCTGAATTGGGGAAACTATTCACGTGTGATTTGCTGACCAGAAGAGATGGTTCAACCGATGAACCTGAGGAGACCATCGCTTCCGCAACCCCAGAAACTGTGTGCTCTTCTTCATCGCCTCCACTCCAAACAAAAGTggagatgacaaaaagaaagcAAAGAAACATCGGATCCACTGAAGAAACAACTGAGAAAACCATCCTTAAACAATGTCAACAGTCGGAGCCCTCTTGGAGTATCAG GTTAAAAGATCTAAACAGTCCTCCTATGAGTCAGTCAAAGTTGCAAGCACTTCAGACGGCTACAACAAACACTCCTACTCTACTCATGGAAACAAACAATTTCATAGAG GCTAACGGTCAGGCTCAGCTTGTGGTCCTTCACAAAGAGGAAGGTTCAGGACTTGGTTTTAGTATTGCTGGTGGAAGTGACCTGGAGCAGAAGACAATCACC GTTCATCGCGTCTTCAGTAAAGGAGCAGCCGGCCTAGAGGGCACAATTCTGAGAGGTGATAGAATTGTTTCTATAAATGGCACACGTCTGGATGGTAAAACCCACGGAGAGGCCGTGTCTTGCCTCCATCAAGCTAAACCATCCATGCAAGCCTCGGTAGTTATTTGCAGACACATGGTCAGTGAAAAGAATCCACTTGAAAAGCTTGATTCAACCGGCCAGCCACAAATGAGGTTATCTGCCACCAAGATGTCTTTGCAGAAAagtacag GTCCAAGTGGGGCTTTAAAAGTTGAGCTTCACAAGACAAGTGCTGGACTTGGGTTCAGCCTGGATGGGGGGAAATCCTCAAGTACTGGAGATAAGCCCCTTACTGTAAAACGCATTTTTAAAG GAGGCACTGCTGATCTATCTGGGGTACTAGAAGTTGGTGATGAGGTCTTGTCAATAAATGGATTCTCACTGGAAGGTCTCATGCATCATGATGCCTGGAAAATCATTAAAGAAACTAATGAAGGGCCCAATCACCTTGTCATTCGCAAGCTTGGAGACCGGCTCTAA
- the dhfr gene encoding dihydrofolate reductase isoform X2 gives MARILNGIVAMCPNLGIGKDGNLPWHPTRLNEEFKYFRKMTATASVEGRQNVVIMGRKTWFSIPEKNRPLNNRINIVLSRQLKDPPQGAQHLAPDFCSALRLINTELSERADQVWVIGGSSLYKELMESQGIRRLFVTQVLKQFPCDTFFPELSTDDYNLLPSFPGVPQGLQEENGIMMHETFQ, from the exons ATGGCGCGCATCTTGAACGGTATCGTTGCAATGTGTCCCAATTTGGGAATAGGCAAGGACGGAAATCTCCCATGGCACCCTACAAGACTCAA TGAAGAATTCAAATACTTCCGGAAAATGACGGCCACGGCATCTGTGGAAG GTAGGCAGAATGTGGTGATCATGGGCAGGAAGACATGGTTTTCCATcccagaaaaaaacagaccTTTAAATAACAGGATCAATATCGTACTAAGTCGACAACTCAA AGATCCTCCTCAAGGAGCTCAGCACTTGGCTCCTGATTTTTGCTCAGCTCTCAGGCTGATTAACACGGAGCTTTCGGAGCGGGCCGATCAGGTCTGGGTTATAGGAGGTAGCTCACTCTACAAG GAGCTGATGGAGAGCCAAGGCATCAGAAGGTTATTTGTCACACAAGTTCTAAAACAGTTTCCATGTGATACATTCTTCCCTGAACTCAGCACAGACGACTACAATCTGCTGCCTAG CTTTCCTGGTGTCCCTCAGGGTCTGCAAGAGGAAAATG GCATCATGATGCATGAGACCTTCCAGTGA
- the dhfr gene encoding dihydrofolate reductase isoform X1, giving the protein MARILNGIVAMCPNLGIGKDGNLPWHPTRLNEEFKYFRKMTATASVEGRQNVVIMGRKTWFSIPEKNRPLNNRINIVLSRQLKDPPQGAQHLAPDFCSALRLINTELSERADQVWVIGGSSLYKELMESQGIRRLFVTQVLKQFPCDTFFPELSTDDYNLLPSFPGVPQGLQEENGIQYKFEVYESIVH; this is encoded by the exons ATGGCGCGCATCTTGAACGGTATCGTTGCAATGTGTCCCAATTTGGGAATAGGCAAGGACGGAAATCTCCCATGGCACCCTACAAGACTCAA TGAAGAATTCAAATACTTCCGGAAAATGACGGCCACGGCATCTGTGGAAG GTAGGCAGAATGTGGTGATCATGGGCAGGAAGACATGGTTTTCCATcccagaaaaaaacagaccTTTAAATAACAGGATCAATATCGTACTAAGTCGACAACTCAA AGATCCTCCTCAAGGAGCTCAGCACTTGGCTCCTGATTTTTGCTCAGCTCTCAGGCTGATTAACACGGAGCTTTCGGAGCGGGCCGATCAGGTCTGGGTTATAGGAGGTAGCTCACTCTACAAG GAGCTGATGGAGAGCCAAGGCATCAGAAGGTTATTTGTCACACAAGTTCTAAAACAGTTTCCATGTGATACATTCTTCCCTGAACTCAGCACAGACGACTACAATCTGCTGCCTAG CTTTCCTGGTGTCCCTCAGGGTCTGCAAGAGGAAAATGGTATCCAATACAAATTTGAAGTTTATGAGAGCATTGTCCATTGA
- the gtf2h2 gene encoding general transcription factor IIH subunit 2 isoform X1, with protein MPDQHIKISVIMDEEPERTKRWEGGYERTWEILKEDESGSLKATVEEILFQSKRDRIVKSTGQIRLGMMRHLFVVIDSSRSMEDQDLKPNRLTATLKLMEAFIDEYFDQNPISQVGIIMTKNKRAEKLTDLSGNPKKHMTAIRKAVDTVCLGEPSLYNSLNLALQTLKHMPGHTSREILIILSSLTTCDPANIYEMIQTMKSLKVRVSVIGLSAEVRVCTMLTRETGGTYHVILDESHFKELLLTLHVKPPPANASSECSLIRMGFPQHTFASLTDQNAKPAFSMALLDSTDAGLSLGGYFCPQCHGNYTELPVECKVCGLTLVSAPHLARSFHHLFPLHAFTEMPVGDRPDKRFCDSCQGELKDKTIFTCSSCKNVFCVECDHFIHDSLHCCPGCVHSQRTP; from the exons ATGCCTGATCAACACATCA aaataTCAGTCATCATGGATGAAGAACCAGAGAGAACTAAACGCTGGGAAGGTGGCTATGAAAGGACATG GGAAATTTTGAAGGAGGATGAATCAGGATCACTCAAAGCCACTGTGGAAGAAATTCTGTTCCAGTCCAAAAGAGACAG GATAGTAAAAAGCACTGGCCAAATTAGACTTGGAATG ATGCGGCATCTTTTTGTGGTGATTGACTCTTCTAGAAGTATGGAGGATCAAGACTTAAAACCAAACCGTCTTACTGCAACTCTTAAG CTTATGGAGGCTTTTATTGACGAATATTTTGATCAGAATCCTATTAGCCAG GTTGGAATAattatgacaaaaaataaaagagcaGAGAAGCTCACTGACTTATCAG GGAACCCCAAAAAGCACATGACCGCTATAAGGAAAGCAGTAGACACCGTTTGTCTCGGAGAACCATCCTTATACAATTCCCTGAACTTGGCGTTACAGACACTGAA ACACATGCCTGGACACACAAGCCGGGAGATTTTGATTATCCTAAGCAGCCTTACCACGTGTGACCCAGCCAACATCTATGAGATGATCCAG ACCATGAAGTCATTGAAGGTGAGGGTGTCTGTGATCGGCCTGTCAGCGGAAGTTCGGGTGTGCACCATGTTGACCCGGGAAACTGGCGGGACATACCACGTCATCCTGGATGAGAGCCATTTCAAAGAGCTTCTCCTGACGCTGCACGTGAAACCTCCCCCAGCCAACGCCTCATCCGAATGCTCATTAATACGTATGG GGTTTCCCCAGCATACCTTTGCCTCCCTGACAGACCAAAATGCCAAACCTGCTTTCAGCATGGC TTTATTAGATAGTACTGATGCAGGGCTTTCTCTGGGAGGATACTTTTGTCCGCAGTGCCATGGTAACTACACAGAGCTTCCAGTGGAATGTAAAGTCTGTG GTTTAACTCTTGTGTCGGCACCACATCTCGCCAGATCCTTTCACCACCTCTTCCCCTTACACGCCTTCACTGAAATGCCAGTAGGAGACCGCCCAGATAAAAG GTTCTGTGATTCTTGTCAAGGAGaattaaaagataaaaca ATATTCACCTGCTCATcctgtaaaaatgtattttgtgtgGAGTGTGATCACTTCATTCACGACTCTCTCCACTGCTGCCCTGGTTGTGTTCACAGTCAACGCACCCCTTAA
- the gtf2h2 gene encoding general transcription factor IIH subunit 2 isoform X2 has protein sequence MDEEPERTKRWEGGYERTWEILKEDESGSLKATVEEILFQSKRDRIVKSTGQIRLGMMRHLFVVIDSSRSMEDQDLKPNRLTATLKLMEAFIDEYFDQNPISQVGIIMTKNKRAEKLTDLSGNPKKHMTAIRKAVDTVCLGEPSLYNSLNLALQTLKHMPGHTSREILIILSSLTTCDPANIYEMIQTMKSLKVRVSVIGLSAEVRVCTMLTRETGGTYHVILDESHFKELLLTLHVKPPPANASSECSLIRMGFPQHTFASLTDQNAKPAFSMALLDSTDAGLSLGGYFCPQCHGNYTELPVECKVCGLTLVSAPHLARSFHHLFPLHAFTEMPVGDRPDKRFCDSCQGELKDKTIFTCSSCKNVFCVECDHFIHDSLHCCPGCVHSQRTP, from the exons ATGGATGAAGAACCAGAGAGAACTAAACGCTGGGAAGGTGGCTATGAAAGGACATG GGAAATTTTGAAGGAGGATGAATCAGGATCACTCAAAGCCACTGTGGAAGAAATTCTGTTCCAGTCCAAAAGAGACAG GATAGTAAAAAGCACTGGCCAAATTAGACTTGGAATG ATGCGGCATCTTTTTGTGGTGATTGACTCTTCTAGAAGTATGGAGGATCAAGACTTAAAACCAAACCGTCTTACTGCAACTCTTAAG CTTATGGAGGCTTTTATTGACGAATATTTTGATCAGAATCCTATTAGCCAG GTTGGAATAattatgacaaaaaataaaagagcaGAGAAGCTCACTGACTTATCAG GGAACCCCAAAAAGCACATGACCGCTATAAGGAAAGCAGTAGACACCGTTTGTCTCGGAGAACCATCCTTATACAATTCCCTGAACTTGGCGTTACAGACACTGAA ACACATGCCTGGACACACAAGCCGGGAGATTTTGATTATCCTAAGCAGCCTTACCACGTGTGACCCAGCCAACATCTATGAGATGATCCAG ACCATGAAGTCATTGAAGGTGAGGGTGTCTGTGATCGGCCTGTCAGCGGAAGTTCGGGTGTGCACCATGTTGACCCGGGAAACTGGCGGGACATACCACGTCATCCTGGATGAGAGCCATTTCAAAGAGCTTCTCCTGACGCTGCACGTGAAACCTCCCCCAGCCAACGCCTCATCCGAATGCTCATTAATACGTATGG GGTTTCCCCAGCATACCTTTGCCTCCCTGACAGACCAAAATGCCAAACCTGCTTTCAGCATGGC TTTATTAGATAGTACTGATGCAGGGCTTTCTCTGGGAGGATACTTTTGTCCGCAGTGCCATGGTAACTACACAGAGCTTCCAGTGGAATGTAAAGTCTGTG GTTTAACTCTTGTGTCGGCACCACATCTCGCCAGATCCTTTCACCACCTCTTCCCCTTACACGCCTTCACTGAAATGCCAGTAGGAGACCGCCCAGATAAAAG GTTCTGTGATTCTTGTCAAGGAGaattaaaagataaaaca ATATTCACCTGCTCATcctgtaaaaatgtattttgtgtgGAGTGTGATCACTTCATTCACGACTCTCTCCACTGCTGCCCTGGTTGTGTTCACAGTCAACGCACCCCTTAA
- the gtf2h2 gene encoding general transcription factor IIH subunit 2 isoform X3, translated as MRHLFVVIDSSRSMEDQDLKPNRLTATLKLMEAFIDEYFDQNPISQVGIIMTKNKRAEKLTDLSGNPKKHMTAIRKAVDTVCLGEPSLYNSLNLALQTLKHMPGHTSREILIILSSLTTCDPANIYEMIQTMKSLKVRVSVIGLSAEVRVCTMLTRETGGTYHVILDESHFKELLLTLHVKPPPANASSECSLIRMGFPQHTFASLTDQNAKPAFSMALLDSTDAGLSLGGYFCPQCHGNYTELPVECKVCGLTLVSAPHLARSFHHLFPLHAFTEMPVGDRPDKRFCDSCQGELKDKTIFTCSSCKNVFCVECDHFIHDSLHCCPGCVHSQRTP; from the exons ATGCGGCATCTTTTTGTGGTGATTGACTCTTCTAGAAGTATGGAGGATCAAGACTTAAAACCAAACCGTCTTACTGCAACTCTTAAG CTTATGGAGGCTTTTATTGACGAATATTTTGATCAGAATCCTATTAGCCAG GTTGGAATAattatgacaaaaaataaaagagcaGAGAAGCTCACTGACTTATCAG GGAACCCCAAAAAGCACATGACCGCTATAAGGAAAGCAGTAGACACCGTTTGTCTCGGAGAACCATCCTTATACAATTCCCTGAACTTGGCGTTACAGACACTGAA ACACATGCCTGGACACACAAGCCGGGAGATTTTGATTATCCTAAGCAGCCTTACCACGTGTGACCCAGCCAACATCTATGAGATGATCCAG ACCATGAAGTCATTGAAGGTGAGGGTGTCTGTGATCGGCCTGTCAGCGGAAGTTCGGGTGTGCACCATGTTGACCCGGGAAACTGGCGGGACATACCACGTCATCCTGGATGAGAGCCATTTCAAAGAGCTTCTCCTGACGCTGCACGTGAAACCTCCCCCAGCCAACGCCTCATCCGAATGCTCATTAATACGTATGG GGTTTCCCCAGCATACCTTTGCCTCCCTGACAGACCAAAATGCCAAACCTGCTTTCAGCATGGC TTTATTAGATAGTACTGATGCAGGGCTTTCTCTGGGAGGATACTTTTGTCCGCAGTGCCATGGTAACTACACAGAGCTTCCAGTGGAATGTAAAGTCTGTG GTTTAACTCTTGTGTCGGCACCACATCTCGCCAGATCCTTTCACCACCTCTTCCCCTTACACGCCTTCACTGAAATGCCAGTAGGAGACCGCCCAGATAAAAG GTTCTGTGATTCTTGTCAAGGAGaattaaaagataaaaca ATATTCACCTGCTCATcctgtaaaaatgtattttgtgtgGAGTGTGATCACTTCATTCACGACTCTCTCCACTGCTGCCCTGGTTGTGTTCACAGTCAACGCACCCCTTAA
- the oclnb gene encoding occludin b, with protein MRGDKSSNPPYQPNGSKHHSSRHRHGEFMSNPAYSYRSGDKMLHFYRWTSPPGVMKILCIIIIIMCVAVFACVASTLAWDYDMNAIGLGGSGLLPGAGGSFGGSYGGGGGGAFGGSYGGGSYGGIGGGFGGGSGGGYNGYGGGTQMDPKAGKAFIIAIAAITFIAVLVIFILVVSRQKAAHSSKFYLATIIICAILAFLMIIATIVYLVAVNPTAQSTGSIYSNQIRQLCAQYQNQNQAQGIFLNQYLYHYCVVEPQEAIAIVLGFLVFVALIILLVFAVKTRASIRRWGRDRILWEEVKIVKDSHSIGEWVKNVSGEPETLMNDYNDQVGAPPDYIDHMERDKPLYLPGNSDISGSVDGLRGLNDYDAGGDLGDDFEENFSKLYPSIIDEEERLAYKQEFERDYSEYKRIQVELDNINKTLADVDQELDKHPEGSPQYLDAMDAYTKLKKIKQSSDYQVSKKQCKYLRAKLSHLKRMISNYDHRP; from the exons ATGCGAGGCGATAAAAGCAGCAACCCACCATACCAGCCGAATGGCAGCAAACA CCATAGCAGCAGACACAGACATGGCGAATTCATGTCCAATCCGGCATATTCCTACCGCTCCGGAGACAAAATGCTCCACTTCTATCGCTGGACTTCGCCACCGGGTGTGATGAAGATACTTtgcattatcatcatcatcatgtgcGTGGCCGTGTTTGCCTGTGTGGCCTCAACGCTCGCCTGGGACTACGACATGAACGCCATCGGTCTTGGCGGGAGTGGCTTGCTTCCAGGCGCCGGCGGTTCGTTCGGCGGATcgtacggcggcggcggcggcggcgccttcGGAGGCTCCTACGGCGGCGGCTCGTACGGGGGCATCGGTGGAGGTTTTGGTGGAGGGTCTGGAGGTGGCTACAATGGCTACGGAGGGGGCACGCAAATGGATCCTAAGGCTGGAAAGGCCTTCATCATCGCCATCGCCGCCATCACCTTCATAGCCGTGCTAGTCATTTTTATATTGGTTGTGTCAAGACAAAAGGCGGCGCATTCGTCAAAGTTCTACCTAGCAACCATCATCATCTGCGCCATCTTGGCATTTTTGATGATCATTGCCACCATTGTGTACCTGGTGGCCGTAAACCCCACCGCCCAGTCCACGGGGTCCATTTACTCCAATCAGATTCGCCAGCTGTGTGCCCAGTATCAAAATCAAAACCAGGCCCAAGGGATCTTTCTCAACCAATACCTGTACCATTACTGCGTGGTGGAGCCCCAAGAG GCTATCGCAATCGTTTTGGGCTTCCTGGTGTTCGTAGCCCTCATCATTCTTCTGGTGTTTGCTGTTAAAACACGCGCCAGCATTAGGCGCTGGGGCAGAGACCGAATTCTATGggaggaggtgaaaattgtcaaagaCAGCCACAGCATTGGAGAGTGG GTAAAAAATGTATCAGGTGAACCAGAAACATTGATGAATGACTATAATGATCAAGTTGGGGCACCTCCAGACTACATCGATCATATGGAGCGCGACAAGCCTCTTTACCTGCCAGG GAATTCTGATATTTCCGGCTCAGTGGATGGCCTTAGGGGTTTGAATGATTACGATGCTGGGGGAGATTTAGGGGACGATTTTGAGGAGAATTTCAGCAA ATTGTATCCTTCCATTATTGACGAGGAGGAACGTCTGGCCTACAAACAAGAGTTTGAGCGAGATTACAGTGAGTACAAGAGAATTCAAGTGGAGCTGGACAACATCAACAAGACCCTTGCTGATGTGGATCAAGAACTGGACAAGCATCCAGAAGGCAGTCCACAATATCTG gatgcCATGGATGCGTACACAAAACTGAAGAAAATTAAGCAG TCCAGTGATTATCAGGTCAGCAAGAAGCAGTGCAAATATCTCCGGGCCAAGCTATCCCACCTCAAGAGGATGATCAGCAACTATGACCATCGACCTTAA
- the sdf2l1 gene encoding stromal cell-derived factor 2-like protein 1, with the protein MMEIRCSYLVESLVFLLFWLKCEGKETEFKDVTCGSLIKLLNTRHSVRLHSHDVKYGSGSGQQSVTGVESADDGNSYWQIRGKPDHPCRRGTAIKCGQAIRFTHQKTGRNLHTHHFNSPLSNHQEVSAFGENGEGDDLDVWKVECDGIHWERDDEVRIKHVGTNVFLSVTGEQYGPPIRGQREVHGMHSPNQHNWWQVMEGVFIQPSQDPFHHSAHHTEL; encoded by the exons ATGATGGAGATAAGATGCTCATATCTCGTCGAATCATTGGTCTTTCTTCTGTTTTGGTTAAAATGCGAGGGGAAGGAGACAGAGTTTAAAGACGTCACTTGCGGTTCATTGATAAAACTCTTGAACACTAGGCATAGCGTTCGTCTACATTCCCACGATGTCAAATATGGCTCAG GGAGTGGACAGCAATCTGTGACAGGAGTGGAAAGCGCCGATGATGGTAACAGTTACTGGCAGATACGAGGAAAGCCCGACCATCCCTGTCGACGTGGAACAGCGATTAAGTGTGGTCAGGCTATACGATTCACACACCAGAAGACCGGTCGCAACCTTCACACACACCACTTCAACTCCCCGTTGTCTAATCATCAG GAGGTCAGTGCATTTGGAGAAAATGGCGAGGGCGACGACTTGGACGTTTGGAAAGTGGAGTGTGATGGTATCCACTGGGAGCGTGATGATGAAGTCCGAATCAAACATGTAGGTACCAATGTTTTTCTGAGCGTGACGGGCGAGCAGTACGGCCCCCCCATTCGTGGTCAAAGGGAAGTGCACGGCATGCACTCGCCGAACCAGCATAACTGGTGGCAGGTTATGGAAGGCGTATTCATCCAGCCGAGCCAGGATCCCTTCCATCACTCTGCCCATCACACTGAACTCTGA